A region from the Aegilops tauschii subsp. strangulata cultivar AL8/78 chromosome 5, Aet v6.0, whole genome shotgun sequence genome encodes:
- the LOC109732228 gene encoding protein FLOWERINGUS T-like, which translates to MSTSRNPLVVGNIVGEIIDPFDASAVLRLFYNNREMTSGSGLRPSQVAREPTVQITGSRGRNETSLYTLVMVDPDAPSPSNPSKREYLHWLVMDIPEGGDVSHGTEVVAYESPQPKAGIHRLAFIVFRQTVRQVIYAPGWRPNFNTRDFAACYCLGAPVAAAYFNCQREGGCGGRRCS; encoded by the exons ATGAGCACGTCGAGGAATCCGCTGGTCGTCGGGAACATCGTCGGAGAAATCATCGACCCCTTTGATGCTTCGGCGGTGCTGAGGCTGTTCTATAACAACCGCGAGATGACCAGTGGGTCTGGGCTGAGGCCGTCGCAGGTGGCCAGGGAGCCGACCGTCCAGATAACCGGCTCCCGGGGGCGCAATGAAACATCACTATACACGCTG GTGATGGTGGATCCTGATGCACCTAGTCCAAGCAACCCTTCCAAAAGGGAGTACCTCCATTG GTTAGTGATGGACATACCCGAAGGAGGTGATGTCAGTCATG GAACTGAGGTGGTGGCGTACGAGAGCCCGCAGCCCAAGGCGGGGATCCACCGCCTGGCGTTCATCGTGTTCCGGCAGACGGTGAGGCAGGTGATCTACGCGCCGGGGTGGCGCCCCAACTTCAACACCAGGGATTTCGCGGCGTGCTACTGCCTTGGcgcgccggtcgccgccgcctaCTTCAACTGCCAGAGGGAGGGCGGCTGCGGTGGCCGGAGGTGCAGCTGA